The proteins below come from a single Aegilops tauschii subsp. strangulata cultivar AL8/78 chromosome 6, Aet v6.0, whole genome shotgun sequence genomic window:
- the LOC109753985 gene encoding copper-transporting ATPase HMA4 — translation MEQNGESHLKEPLLHAADGASAAAARVSPRKERTTRKVMFNVRGMSCGSCAVSIETVVAGLKGVESIQVSTLQGQAVVQYSPEETDARTIKEAIEDINFEVDELQEQEIAVCRLRIKGMACTSCSESIERALLMVPGVKKAAVGLALEEAKVHFDPNITSRDLLIEAIEDAGFGADLISYGDDVNKMHLKLEGVSSPEDTKLIQSVLETVEGVNNVEWDTSGQTVTVAYDPDVTGPRLLIQRIQDAAEPPKCFNASLYSPPKQREVERHHEIMSYRNQFLWSCLFSVPVFLFAMVLPMLPPSGDWLFYKIYNNMTVGMLLRWLLCSPVQFIIGWRFYVGAYHALKRGYSNMDVLVALGTNAAYFYSVYIIVKALTSDTFEGQDLFETSSMLVSFILLGKYLEVVAKGKTSDALSKLTELAPETAVLLTLEKDGSVISEVEISTQLLQRNDFIKIVPGEKVPVDGVVIKGQSHVNESMITGEARPIAKKPGDKVIGGTVNDNGFIIVKATHVGSETALSQIVQLVEAAQLARAPVQRLADKISRFFVPTVVVAAFLTWLGWFIPGQLHLYPQQWIPKAMDSFELALQFGISVLVVACPCALGLATPTAVMVATGKGASLGVLIKGGNALEKAHKIKTIIFDKTGTLTKGKPSVVQTKTFSKIPLLELCDLTASAEANSEHPLSKAIVEYTKKLREQYGSPSDHMMDSKDFEVHPGAGVSANVEGKLVLVGNKRLMQEFEAPMSSEVEEYMSEMEDLARTCVLVAIDRVICGALAVSDPLKPEAGRVISHLSSMGITSIMVTGDNWATAKSIAKQVGISTVFAEIDPVGKAEKIKDLQTQGLAVAMVGDGVNDSPALAAADVGMAIGAGTDVAIEAADIVLMKSSLVDVITAIDLSRKTLAKIRLNYVWALGYNVLGMPIAAGVLFPFTGIRLPPWLAGACMAASSVSVVCSSLLLQLYKKPLHVEEAPMTAGPGDGGSNLV, via the exons GCAAGAACCATAAAAGAAGCTATTGAGGATATCAACTTTGAGGTCGATGAACTCCAAGAACAAGAAATTGCCGTATGCAGGCTCCGGATAAAAGGAATGGCATGTACAAGCTGTTCTGAATCTATTGAACGGGCACTTCTGATGGTACCTGGAGTTAAAAAAGCTGCAGTGGGGCTTGCCCTAGAGGAAGCCAAGGTGCACTTTGATCCAAATATTACCAGCCGTGATTTACTAATCGAGGCTATTGAGGATGCTGGATTTGGAGCTGATCTCATTAGTTATGGGGACGATGTGAACAAAATGCATCTAAAACTTGAGGGTGTGAGTTCTCCAGAAGACACCAAACTCATTCAGTCGGTACTGGAAACTGTAGAGGGAGTGAATAATGTTGAATGGGATACATCAGGTCAAACAGTTACAGTTGCATATGACCCTGATGTCACTGGTCCACGATTACTTATTCAGCGCATTCAGGATGCTGCAGAACCCCCTAAATGCTTTAATGCCAGCTTGTACTCACCACCAAAGCAAAGAGAAGTAGAACGCCACCATGAAATTATGAGTTACAGGAACCAATTTCTTTGGAGTTGCCTCTTTTCAGTTCCTGTGTTCCTGTTCGCGATGGTTCTGCCCATGCTCCCTCCTTCTGGAGATTGGCTGTTTTATAAAATCTACAACAACATGACGGTAGGTATGCTACTGCGGTGGTTGCTATGTTCTCCAGTTCAGTTCATTATTGGTTGGAG ATTTTACGTTGGAGCTTACCATGCACTGAAGCGAGGGTACTCTAACATGGATGTGCTGGTTGCTTTGGGAACAAATGCTGCGTACTTCTATTCTGTGTACATTATTGTGAAGGCACTAACATCAGACACGTTTGAAGGGCAAGATCTTTTTGAAACTAGTTCGATGTTGGTATCTTTTATATTGCTGGGAAAATACCTTGAGGTGGTGGCAAAGGGGAAGACATCAGATGCTTTGTCAAAGCTGACAGAACTTGCACCAGAAACAGCTGTACTTCTCACACTGGAAAAGGATGGAAGTGTCATTTCAGAAGTGGAGATCAGTACCCAGTTACTTCAAAGAAACGATTTCATTAAGATTGTCCCTGGTGAAAAGGTCCCAGTTGATGGTGTTGTCATCAAAGGCCAAAGCCATGTTAATGAAAGTATGATAACTGGGGAAGCAAGGCCCATTGCAAAGAAACCGGGAGATAAG GTTATTGGTGGTACTGTAAACGATAATGGTTTCATAATTGTTAAGGCCACCCATGTTGGGTCAGAGACGGCTCTGTCACAGATAGTCCAGCTAGTTGAAGCTGCTCAACTTGCAAGAGCTCCAGTACAGCGGTTGGCAGACAAGATTTCACGGTTTTTTGTTCCAACT GTTGTGGTGGCTGCATTTCTTACATGGCTTGGCTGGTTCATACCCGGGCAACTTCACCTCTACCCTCAGCAATGGATTCCAAAGGCAATGGATAGTTTTGAGCTTGCTCTGCAGTTTGGAATATCTGTCCTAGTCGTTGCATGCCCGTGTGCTCTGGGATTAGCTACCCCAACTGCTGTTATGGTTGCTACTGGAAAAGGTGCTTCTCTAGGTGTTCTTATCAAAGGTGGCAATGCACTTGAGAAAGCTCACAAG ATTAAAACTATCATATTTGATAAAACTGGAACCCTGACTAAGGGTAAACCTTCTGTTGTTCAAACAAAGACCTTCTCCAAGATACCACTTCTAGAATTGTGTGATTTAACTGCCAGTGCTGAG GCAAACAGTGAGCATCCTCTATCAAAGGCTATTGTTGAATACACAAAGAAGCTCAGAGAACAGTATGGATCTCCGAGTGATCATATGATGGATTCCAAAGATTTTGAGGTGCATCCAGGGGCAGGGGTCAGCGCGAATGTTGAAGGCAAGCTGGTTTTGGTTGGGAACAAACGGCTCATGCAAGAATTTGAAGCTCCAATGAGCTCTGAAGTGGAGGAATACATGTCTGAAATGGAGGATCTTGCCAGGACCTGTGTGCTTGTTGCGATCGATAGGGTTATCTGCGGAGCTCTTGCCGTATCGGATCCTCTGAAGCCTGAGGCAGGACGCGTCATTTCACACCTTAGCTCAATGGGCATCACAAGCATCATGGTGACGGGCGACAACTGGGCTACAGCCAAATCCATAGCAAAGCAAGTCGGGATCAGCACCGTATTTGCTGAGATCGATCCAGTTGGAAAAGCTGAGAAGATCAAGGACTTGCAG ACGCAAGGACTGGCGGTGGCGATGGTCGGCGACGGGGTGAACGACTCGCCGGCCCTGGCCGCAGCGGACGTGGGCATGGCCATCGGCGCGGGCACAGACGTTGCCATTGAGGCTGCCGACATCGTCCTGATGAAGAGCAGCCTGGTGGACGTGATCACCGCCATTGACCTCTCGCGGAAGACCCTCGCCAAGATCCGGCTCAACTACGTCTGGGCCCTGGGCTACAACGTCCTGGGCATGCCGATCGCTGCTGGCGTCCTGTTCCCGTTCACGGGCATCCGGCTCCCCCCATGGCTTGCCGGGGCCTGCATGGCCGCCTCGTCGGTGAGCGTCGTCTGCTCGtcgctgctgctccagctctacAAGAAGCCGTTGCACGTCGAGGAGGCGCCGATGACGGCAGGACCCGGCGATGGTGGCTCGAACCTGGTGTGA